The following DNA comes from Salvia splendens isolate huo1 chromosome 17, SspV2, whole genome shotgun sequence.
ATTGGaattggaatcaatctcccccaccatgggcatcgagtccaccccttcctccatctcagccgtggaggtcttctccaacgccgcctcctttacagcggaatctgagtcgttccgcatttggggattacagacccaacctagacgcgcttaaccagccgcggccgggttcccctttccaagccagccaatctccgatcaccgaagcagatcaagacgcatttgatactatgatgggtctgctcagttctggCGGCATCCCAGACACGCCGGCCGCGCGGGTGGAAACGcccgttccgacccgaggaggtagcggcagtcggggccctggtggcggtaggggcggaggccctaggggcggaggcggcagtcgtGGCACCGGCGGCAGTCGTGGACGCTCGGGCAGCTGGGCCGGCATTGCGAGTAGCTCGGCCAGTGACGCCGGCGTTAGCCGTGGCGAGGGGTCCAGCCGCGGCAAGCCATACACCAAAGCcgagagcattgccgtggcgaaggcgtgggattctatcacttcggaccccgtggtgggcaccgatcaggattcggggagcttttggaggcgcgtcagTGTGGCATACGAGGAATTCAAGCCCGACGGCGCTGAgaagcgcgacccagaacagatccGAAAAAAGGTCGGTAGGATTCTGCGGGCTACCAAGCTGTTCGCGTCCATctacgagaacaaccttcgccacgccgagagtggccgaagcgcaGCTGATGTGAAAACCCTGTCGGAGGGCCAATACCGCAAGACGGGCCagccgaagttcaccttgtgggaggagtatcttgtcctcgcggattgtccgaaattcaggtcgatcgtCGCGCAAGAGGTGGGCACAGCTCCTGTCCCgaagcgcacaaggcacaaccttgccgggcaatacagcagtgggagcggctcgcacgagttcgagcagtccgacgagcaagtagaagagccagccgcgactcacataaggcgacgacggcccccgggacaacaagcctctatccgcagcgccagagggggTAGAAGTGCCTCCCACATATCGGCGGCCGCGTCCGGATCGCGCTTCCCCCAGTCTGCCCCAATCCCACTgcccacggtgcaaccccacgaggtattggccaataccatagacgtgcagttgatgcaacaactgcaagacgtatgcagcaaatacgcaggggaaactgacccgtacctcaggaacgtctacaagcggctcatcactcggattgagagtcgactggggtCTGTTGATAATGCTCCTGGGGaaaccgcggccggcagcagcgagagagaaggaggagaaggaggagaaggaggagaagaagaagaagacgacgacgaggaagccgactccgacaccgagtaggaGGTGGCGgaatttttagttgtattttattttacatattcGTTGTAACATTTTACCGGTTTgaaatacaacgaatattcggccctaataATTACCtagttttctatttatttataatgcgattattttatttataaaattttggggctattggaggtgtccactatagtggcggaaatagaattttggggctatggacaacaaaactggggctatagacaaaaactggggcggggctattgggcgtgtccaccttatagtggacaccctaattgAGACTTTTTCTCAAACAGTTTGAAGACACGAAAAAACTCAATATACAGAACACAAATTAACTgcaaatttgttggaaaaaccAGAAAAACTTCAAAAgttaaacacaaaaatatttggaACAACGTAATTTCACAGAAATTCAAGCAAAATATTTAGAACTTTACTTTGTCCTTCCATCGACTTTTCATGAAACTCAACAAATTGGAGAGTGAAAAAAATGGATCTTTATTATCAATAAATCGATCGTGGCTCACAACGCAGCTGAAAAGAGAGAGGAACGGCAAATCAATCGCAGTTGAATTGAGAGAGGCACAGTTGaaatgagagagaaaagagGGGGAGCGGCTAGGGCACGCAGGAGAAGTGAGGGAGAGagaataattttttcttttacatGACCCGTTTCCATACATGACCCGTAAAAGATCCGCGCTAACTTTGACCCGGTGGAATTCAAATTCTTTTGTTTTGGTATGGAATTGAAAATGTGGAATTGGAATTTGTGGAATtgaaattcaattccaaattaaCATATTTTTGTGGCATCGAACAGCGGAATTGGAATTTGAGACCCCAATTCCAGGGTACCGAACGGACCCTAAGGGTCATTTTAACAATACACAACTGAAAATTAGATGCCAAAGAATATATAGCTTCCTAGTGcataaaaaggaaaatggttTGGAAGAGATACTAAAGCAGTGTGCCATTGTAGTGAAAGAATTAGGACTGGATTTTATGTGCCCAACATAGAATTAACTAGTTAAAACAATCTTAagttcaaattcactaaaaaccTCACAGATgttacatacatacatacatacatatacaGCATAAGCTCCCAATAAAAAGTTCAGAGTGTAATTGATTCTCACCACAAATATGAGGGAAAATATGTTTATGGTTGAGCAAATACAAACCTTTTCAAAGTAAAGTATCTATAGACTATAGGGCCAAATAATGAGTATAGCAACATGCTGAGAATCTATTCAAATGTGTGCAATGTGTTACTGCAAACAGTATAGTAACAAGGTAAGCTCTAAGTATGATAGGGAAATTGGGATTagaaggttttttttttaaaaataactcctatataagggaagAAATTACAAATGATGTCAAGAGGACTCGAACTCGGCatctcatgcaataatgtctaagctctttGCCACTATGACAAAGGCTCCGGACAAATTGGGATTAGAAGGTTAGCAAAGGCAAGCAAGACAAATACAGCCATACAAACAAAAGGAATTTAGATTGCAATTTTAGTCCACACTTCACAGTCAATTAGCAGGCGATAAAACTAGGCAGAGATGAATTTTTAGGTTTTAGGGAAGAGCTTACAAACAGagaaataatagtaaaaaacaCTTTTCACATATCCAGAAAATTTCCATtactattttaattcaattaattagaTGACGTGTCAATCGCTTCTATCCCAAAAGAATAACGGTGGATTACATGTCTAGCATTGCATACCCCATTTTTATTGAGTAAATGCCTAAAATAATTTGagactacaattaaataattttatcaaaatcaacacagtgtaaaaaaaacatttaaaaagtTGTACACTGAAATATAGTGAAAGTACAAGCTATAAACAATAACTAACCCTAAATCCAATCAACGATAAATCTTTATCGAATAATTAATATCGTTGTTTATTTTTTGATAATCCATTAATATCAGTGTTTACAATGTTCCAAATCCAAACTAGGATTCCATACCATTACACAATCTAGatgtaaatataattatgaatgtGATGTAAAATAAATGGTGGTTACGCATCTGCATAGGTTCGGCAGGAAATATTGCTAATTAACATTTGGTAAGGGTATAATCACATGAGATGTAGTTTATAGTGTCATACTAATTTGAAATTGTGAATTTACATTTATGAATTGAGAAACAATACATTTATATCAAATTCTAAACTTATACATACAAATTAcaataacaatttattataaaaatgatagaaTAATTGAATTCTAGGACAAAATCTTACATGGTTGGATAAGAGTATAATCACATGAGATTTAGATAtttaattgtgaattttatttgGAGGTGGACAGGTGATTAAATTTCGTAGAAAAATGGTTATGAATTTGGCGTGGTTGAATTAGTAGCACCGAACAGAAAATTCATAATTGGCATATAAGAGAAAAAATCAAAGTCGGCTATTGATCGATCAAACGTACACATGTTATCCCATAATTGgtcaaaataaatactcctataataAATAGTGCATTAAATAAAATCACCATAACATGGTATATTACGAGAAATATTATAATGCATGCTTGTGCCGGTGGTCAGTAAAATATCTAGATTATAGGaaaaatcatataaaaaaatGCGATATAGTAACTCATACAGACACGAACACGAGACAAATGTAAAATATCTAGATTATAGGaaaaatcatataaaaaaatGCGATATAGTAACTCATACAGACACGAACACAAGACAAATATAATAACAGCATGATTTGATTCGTAAAAAGTActattagtataatttattttgtgttgACATACGCAATAAAAACTAAATTCATTACGCGATAAATCATACGAATTCTAATTTCTCAAAGTTTAAAGTAAACCAAACTttgataattaataaaaacgataACGAGTTATATATATTCGACATGAAATTATTGCATTCTTATCGTGTTGACACAAATTCGATAAGAGTTGTCTGAGTTGATATCAACCCATTATTGTTATGCTAACATTAGTTTGTTGTATCTAAGCTAAATTAAGAAGTAGTACGATAATAGTGTGCAATATCATTCGTTTGcgattaaacaaaaattaacaAGTAAATGGTACAAATTACAATATCAATAATTCTTTGTCTTAGTTGATATCGTATCAAGTCCTTTGTCCTAATTCATTACTTCATATTCCACTACATACTCCTAATTCATAGTTCACATTCCACTGCTCCTTTTGTTCTAGATGATTTGTATCGTATTTTTATTTGAGTTCTCCCGAATTATATGaatcattttcttattttcacAAAAACCGACCATTTCAATCCATTTACTCCATTCATCCGtcatcaattaaattaatttggatcGACATGAATTCTAAAAAATACCACTCCATAAAGAATACAGTTTTAAAGGTTAATAGAATATGGATCTACTTTTATACTgtgaattaattatacaatagAATTCGAGTGTAATAAGATAACACCTACTTATTgaatatagtaaaagtaaaaatgaaaaacatttCCAAATAACAAAATAAGACACTTATTGACTAACAGAAGAATTACTTTATTcttacattttattcaattttcaattatCCACTTTATTATCTCTATATTTATCAGCATTTATTCTCTTCGTTTAACTCCACTTTGATTAACTTATACTAATAGTAATTAAGTACTAATATACACAGTAATGTGTAATTAATGAAAAAGAATGAATACAGAAATAGAATGGGGACGATGATAGGTAGTGGTAAGACTAAGTCAACAGACACATCTCtctctataaaataaaaaaaaaagaaataaaatggatTCAATTCAACCGTCTCTCCACTCTCCTCGCTCCCCTGCCTCTACATTTCAGATCTCtgtttctctctctcacaaTCACGTTTTACCGGAATGAATTTGGAAGATCGCGAGCAGCAATTACCCCCACCGCCGCAGGGCGCcgcccaccaccaccaccaccacccgcGGCGGAAGAATCCCTACCTCAAACGCGTGGAAACCACCGCCTCCAAACCCAGGGCATACGTCATCCTCCTCCTGGTCCTCGCCTTCGTCCTCGGCTACCTCTCCCACTCCCACCCCCTCCTCTCCAACACCGCCAGCGACGTCCTCGAGCACAACTCCTTCCCCGACTCCTGCGCCGCCCCCGTCCCCGCCGCCGACGTCCGCCGCACCATCCTCTCCCGCGTCTTCAACAACACCTCCCCCTGGCAATCCTTCCCCCCTCCCCACGTCCGCCCCTTCCTATTGAAGGAATGGACCAAAGGCTGGGGATCTCAGATGCCGGTATTCGAGCACTTAATCGAGCAAGTCCGCCCCCGCACGATCGTCGAGGTCGGCACCTTCCTCGGCGCCTCCGCAACGCACATGATCGGAATCGCGAGGAAATTAGGGCTGGAGACGCAGATCGTGTGCATCGACGATTTCAGGGGGTGGCCAGGGTACTACGACGAGGAGAAGAAGAGCTTGAAGATGGTGAACGGAGATTCTCTTTTACTGTACCAATTTATGCAGAATGTGGCGAGGGCGAATGCGACGGAGGAGATAATCATGATGCCGTTCTCGGCGGGGACGGCGCTGGGGGGGCTGTGTGATTGGGGGGTGTATGGGGATCTGGTGGAGGTGGATGCAGCGCATGATTTCCACTCGGCGTGGGTGGATATTAACCACGCGTATAAGGTGCTGAGGCCGGGCGGGGTGCTGTTTGGGCATGACTATGCTTGGGATGGAGTCAGGAAGGCGGTGCATATTTTTGCCAGGCTTCATGGCTTTCAAATCAAGCTAGATGGGGAGCACTGGATTCTCTATTGATGATTTTTTGCAACTGTTTGGGATCAAATGTTTGTGAATTTCTGCCAGTGCATTGATTCACTATTTGTattattgatttattatatccctctctctctctccatttcaATTTTAAGGTAATGCTAGTTTCCTTCTTCTCTGTTTTTTttaagtttcttttttttttggagggAATCAGCTGCTATATTTTTAAATGTGTATATATACGTGAAAACAGTAGTAAAAAGGATGATTTTTAATATGAATTCATTATTATTGCAGGTATTAGTGTGGTACGGCTTTAGGCCTATCGCCTAATGAAATTAATGGCATGATTTTTTTCGGTTGGGCGTGGTGTTGACTCTTCGTATCTTGATGATTAGGTCTTTTGTGGTCTTTTAGCCTTACACCaatcaaaatcaaacattttttttttcgataTGAAATTTTACGTGttgttttataaattaatgagaagaaaataaagtaagagatgaaaaatagagataatattaatttcattttaggaaacgtttcatttttaatagaaaAACTTataaaggaaaacgtttcatttctaataggaTAGATGGAGTACTTCATATTGATATGCGCTTTGAGAGATCATAACAGACTGAACGACCAACGCATTATCTCACAATAGGCGGTGTTTGGTTTGGCAAATGAGAGTATTAAATGCTCAAAAACTAACATTTTCTCATATTTGGTTTGTCAAATACCATTTCAGTAGGGCCTCCATTAATGACTTCGGCCCGCCTCATAATTGCCCATTTCATGAGTTATGGTATCTGCCCAATTTTGAAAAATACAATTTCTGCCTATTACAAGCTATTTTTAAGTTGCATAAATTCCAAACTAAACGCCAGAATTTATACTAAAGAAACCATAACTTTCAAACCAAACAATAGTTATATTTCTTTCCTGCCATAACCCATAAGAAGGGAATCACTAACAATAGACATTCCTTGTCTTGAGAAACCATAAAAGGAAAACCAAACCACTCCTAAAGCTCATGAGTATTTATATCACATGCATACATacaccccttatcccctttatTAACATTGTTTGCTCGGTTGTTGAAACTACATCAAGTTTGCTGGAGCCTAGCAGGTTTGAGGAAGGGGCAGAGCTAGAAATTTGTAGGGATGGACAATTAATATATGAAGGAATTTTTAGAATTTGAGGAAAGACATAATAAgagattaaaagaaataaaatttatcatGGATAATATATATGTGTTGAAAAATAAGGAGGGGCAGTCCCACCTAACCCTAAGGTAGATCAGGCGTTGGGGTTTGAGGTGATTCTATGTGCTATGATTaagttgttttatttttgtggacTTCGAGAGCATTAATCGCAACATAATTTGTCTTGAATTAAATTTCGGACAATATGTAACTTTTGCTTTGTTCATTTCGTGTAACTGTAATAGATACAGTATGACATGAACCATTTATTGAAATATAGAATTAGAATGCACTATCtcttaaaaatatgaactatttaCATTTAGTTTGTCCCTTAAAACTTTGAATTTtctatttatgaatttttttctaGTGAGTGTGAGACCTATTTTCCATTAACAATATTTCCTTCTAtctctttctaattttttatttgtttgaccACAAGTGTTCTGTACTCGCCTTTGGCTGAATCCGACTTGTCGTGCTTGACCGGGTTTGCAGATTAAAGCCAAAAGTGTCCCAACTGGTCGCAGAGTTTGAACCCGTGATCTCAAGGTCACCACACCACATCTTCGCGCCGCCAAGTGTGTTATAACTCATTAGTCATTTTAGTTGGAGAAGGATCCTCTGCTATGCCCCATTGCACAACAGATCCTGTTGTGGTACAAAACGCAGTGAGATGGGCATTAAACAACAGGTATGTTTCTCTTCTTCcatctcttttttcttttcctttttctctacaattttattaaatattaaaaatggcCATAAAGTTCattaaaattcaataataatattaattgtgATACTGATTGTGAATATCATTCGTAAAATATAAATTGCTGaatcctaaaataaaaatacctaaaaattaattgaaaattaaagaaaatagaatgaaaaatgaaaagaaacgaaaaaggaaaagaaaaaaaagatggAAGAAGAGAAACATACCTGTCGTTTAATGCCCATCTCACTGTGTTTTGTGCCACAACAGGATCTGCTGCGCAATGGGGCACATCAGAGGATCCTCTTCCGtctttttatctcttttttaatttatcaattgtGTAACAAAATTTGtatcttttaaaaaaattcatattttcagtGACTGAGAATGTATGTATTAGAACATGTGTGAACTGTGAAGTGAAGTGAAGTGAACTGATGTTAATACAAGGGGGATgtgataaaagaaaatgcacATCTgtgtctaagagcatccacaatgtcgtccgcccgatgcatcgggagTGCTATCATCCGTCACTGTAGCCATGCAGACGATGGCGTCGGAACGCGCATCGTCCACGGTAtcctccgccccattgcgggcgAAGCGAACAATACAACGCGTTTTcgctttttttaaaaatttcttttATCTATATATACCTCACTTTTCATTCCATTTTTTCACACTTTTCTCTCCCATCTCTCATCAATTATCTTTTCCCCACACACCAATCTTTCTCTCATTAAAAAAATGAGACCCGGTGACGATtggagtacctcggagggcaTTACTCTGGCCTTGACTCTAGCCTTGTTCGATTGTGTTCATGACGTTGCGGCGGAATGCTTGGCCGAAATGGAGCACGAGCGTGAAGCGACGGAGCAGATCCAGAGGCCGATTGGCCGTCGGACGTTTGTCCGCCGCGAGCACGACctagctcaccaacgtctgttcACGGTGGGGCCCGACGATTATTCACCGCCGGATTAGGATGAAGCGAGAtttttttctcagcattgtccacacgttggaggcacgtgatccttacttccagtatcgggaagatggcatcggcagacccggacttacgccggggcgatgatgaagctggatctagctccagcacggcAACCCCACCCCACGTTCGAAGATTACCGGTGGGCTACAATGAGGTTCTAGCTAGACATATGCctaatgcgcaaccaacagaccatgctcggctcatgtccgacatggttgaagaaatTTGGAACCGTAATGGCCAttgaatttgttgttttttttatttcgtactGTACTCTTTGAACtttcaatgaaatgaagttttttattcatattttgtagtgtttatttactcaaataaataaaatgctatAGGGATGACTATAGGATGGACTATATGGCATTCCACTGCAGATGAataggtaggaggataaaatgctaatGTGGTGGAGGATAGGGCACCTTATAAGACATGCTATAGGGTGTCTCATTGTGGATGCTTTAAGCTCTCTAGATTCGGATTGTGTATAGGGTTGTGGTCCTTGTAAAGTAAATTAACCCCACCAAATGAACcgataaaataaagaaaaagaaaaaagatatgGCCCAACATTCAAGTGGAGTGTTTTCTTATAgagtaaattattttataatagcccatttattaaaaaaagtaacGAATTTTGTTGAAATATTTAAGGCCCCATTTAAGTAATCAGGCCGACCTTAGTGTATAATCCACCTGGGCCTGTGACTAAATTTGGGGTGACGACAGCAACAGTGACATGCTTGTCTTTCACGTGGACAATCAGTTGAGAACAATTGATTTAACACTCCCACTTGcttagggacaaaaggtgattcgctcaccccaggcgcccccataacccggcccgacatcgctatggaggggttcaaacacggtacctcagcggcccattaggtgggaggaacttacactggtaaccagcacacaaggagccaccacagtggtgaaactcccacactgcggctgccagcattcgatcctgtctgcttagggacaatctaccacccaggaaccaactgagttaagcccgtgcGGGCAATTTAACACTCCCACTTGTGTGCCCTATCTTCTTCACATGTCTTATAAGGTGCCCTATCTTTGTGTTCAGTCAGAGTCGTTGAGCAGGTTGAATTTAACACTCCCACTTTGTGTTCAGTCAGAGTCGTTGAGCAGGTTGATTTTTTAGAAAAATCAGTTAAGAACAATTGATTTAACACTCCCACGAAGGATTAAACACAATGAAGAAGATAGTCAAAAGTCAGAGTTGTTGAGCAGGTTGTCGCCCGTGGCTAAGCCAAAAGTTTTACGATGGAGGGcccaaattattattaatagtcATATAATTTTTTCTATGTTCATGCATGGGATGCTCAAAATAATCGATATTTTCCATATGTATAATGGatgaaaatgaatttttttatacaaatgTTTAAGTAACaaacataatataataattatttttaattttttttactatgaaTATAATGAAGGAAGAAAGAATGAAAATTAACATAAGTGTAAAAGAGAACTAATGATGGAAGAAAGAATGAAAATTAACATAAATGTAAATGAGAACAAAAAACGCCACTTATGGGATTCGTCTAAGGACCTGATTAAAAGGAGACATGGCCCCATGCCACCTGTGCTATTGCCTTCATGGCTTCACATAAACCTTTgtttatatatactccctccgtcccactttaggagtctcgatTTACCATTTTATGGTGTTTCATTTTAAGAGTCCCGCTTGAAATATTCCATAAAAGGTAttaggcctcacattccactaaccttttttcactcacattttattataaaactaatataaaaaagtaggacccacattccactatcttttttcaccaacttttcattacatttcttaaaacccgtgccgaactcaaccgggactcctaaagtgggacggtgTGAGTACTATATATTGTTAAAAGCCTAATAGATGAGGGGACCAGGGGCCCCCCTGGCCCCAACGTGGCTTCGCCACTAGTTGTCGCTACCAATGAATAATAGGCAGAACAAAAGCGAATTTGGGGAGGAACTGTCACACCATATGTGGAGTCGACGTCAGCTCCATTGGTAAAATATGGTGGAGTTTTCCGGCCTCACGAGCCATAAGTGAGGTTGGTCGACTCCAACTCCACCATTGATTTTCAacctttatttatatataaaaataattaaatgggGAGAGGTTAATGTTAATGAATTTGTCAGATGAAATTTATGTAATCTTAGTCATAACCTACGTCATGATTTAAACATGCACAATTAAGCCTATCTAGTTTTCTAGAAGGTCATTTGCCTTAATTAGCTACTCATCCCCattactattttatttcttctagCCTGATTATTACTTTTCTTGAATTTTGTCACAAATCAAAATATGCTACGACTTTCAAATTTGGACTCTACGTGGGAACTCAAATCGAAATAACCAATCAAAACAAAATGACCATAGTCCATAAATTCCATTGACCAAGAGTTGGATGTTAAACAATGAAATGCTCAATCTTGAGCaacaaatttaaattatccagTTAGAAGCTAAGATAATACTTCCTTCATTCCTGTTGATAGTTAACCTCACAATCTTCAATAACCGTTAGATGTTGTGATGAAGGATCAATGGCTGAGATTGGCTCGGTAGCTCATATCAGTCTTGGCAGTTGATATTGTTGATAGCGGTTGCAGCTGATTTGATCTACACATACAGAGCCGTTGGAGGATGACAAAAAGAGATATATAACAAGATGAAGACTTCATTTTCGAATTCATTCATTCAGTTTATCATCCATCAAGAAAACAGTCTCCAAAGTCATCACTTGATTAATTCTTGGTTTAGAGTTAGATTAGAGGTGTTGTATGTTCTGGAGTGAGTTCTTGTGCATTTGTAAATCTCTGTGTAAACCCATAATATAGTGAACTTTTGCCCCCcggccgtggacgtagatcttacgatcgaaccacgtaaaatcttgTGTTCATTTCTTCTTCGCATAGCTTGATCGTTTGTCGTCGTCCATCTTTGAAAGATCcgcaacaagtggcgccgtctgtgggaaggatTGATCGATCTTGACGTGTGTGATCCTTGCATATCAAACGCTCGAGGAAATGGCTGCTACAAGGTTTGAAACTGAAAAATTCTCCGGCAAAAATGACTTTGGATTATGGCGCATCAAGATGCGTGCGTTGCTGGTGCAGCAAGGTCTCGGAGATGCCATCAAAGAAGATGCTGGAAAGGCTAAAGGTGGAGAGGATGATAAAGCCTTGGCCAAGAGAGAAGAATTGGATGAAAAAGCCCATAGCATGATCATCTTATGCTTAACCGATAATGTTTTGAGGGAAGTTTCAAAGGAGACTTCTGCGTCTGGGGTTTGGAAGAAGCTGGAGTCACTCTACATGACCAAGTCGTTGGCCAATAGGCTGTTCATGAAGCAAAGACTCTACTCATTCAAGATCCAAGAGGATAAGAACCTGACAGAGCAACTGGATGAGTTCAACAAATCGGTGGACGATTTGGAAAACATAGATGTGAAGCTTgaagatgaggataaggccatcaTTCTGTTGAGTGCTCTCCCAAAGGCATTCGATCATCTAAGGGATGCCATGTTGTATGGAAGAGGGAAGACGATTACTCTGGAGGAAGTACAATGTGCTCTCAAATCAAAAGAGCTAAGAAAGATCAGTGCCAGCCAAGAAACGGGGAACCAAGCATTGAATGTAAAAATGTTTAaaggcaagaaaaagaaattcaatcagAATCAAAAGCCTCAGTATCAGAAGCAAAATGGTGCCCCCATGCAGGAGAAGCGTAGCTGTCACTAttgcaagaaacctgggcatCTCAAAAGGGATTGCTACTCATGGATAAGGAAGCAAAACGAGGAGAAAGCTGCCCATCCACAGGCTGATCTTGCAGAAGACACAGACCCTCCACAGGTTATGAATGTGGTGAGTGGTGGGATAGAGAGTtcttggattatggactcgggaTGCAGCTTCCACATTTGCTCTAACAAGTCTTGGTTTGAGAATCTATCAGTGGCAACCGGATCAGTGATATTGGGAAATGATCAGACATGTTATATAAGGGCCATTGGAGATATCCGATTAAAGGTTCATGATGGATCAACAAAGCTTCTCAAACAAGTAAGGTACATCCCTGAGATTAAGAGGAACTTGATTTCACTTGGTATGCTTGAATCTAGAGGATTTAAGTTTTCCTCTGAAAAGGGCTGCATGAGTGTTTCTCTGAATGGTAAAGTCCATTTGATTGCTGAAAGAAAGAATAGCCTGTATT
Coding sequences within:
- the LOC121773691 gene encoding uncharacterized protein LOC121773691 — encoded protein: MNLEDREQQLPPPPQGAAHHHHHHPRRKNPYLKRVETTASKPRAYVILLLVLAFVLGYLSHSHPLLSNTASDVLEHNSFPDSCAAPVPAADVRRTILSRVFNNTSPWQSFPPPHVRPFLLKEWTKGWGSQMPVFEHLIEQVRPRTIVEVGTFLGASATHMIGIARKLGLETQIVCIDDFRGWPGYYDEEKKSLKMVNGDSLLLYQFMQNVARANATEEIIMMPFSAGTALGGLCDWGVYGDLVEVDAAHDFHSAWVDINHAYKVLRPGGVLFGHDYAWDGVRKAVHIFARLHGFQIKLDGEHWILY